Sequence from the Phycisphaerales bacterium genome:
CCAAGCCACCTGAGCTGGCCGGCGCCAGCGTGATGCTGGCGTTCAGCGTCCTCTTCCTCGCCCTCGCCTACCTGTGCGTCCGCCAGGCGAGGACCACGTACCGCTTCTATGAGCAGGGCGTCGCTCACTTCATCGGCAGAAAGCCACGGACAGTGATCCCCTGGGTCGAAGCTTCCGAGCTCACGTACCGTGTCGTCAAGCAGTACGTCCACGGCATCCCCATGGGGGCGAACGTCACGTTCACGCTCAAGGCCGAGGACAAGCGCAAGGTGTCGTTCACCAACAACCACAAGACGAAGGTGAAAGCCCGCAAACTGTTCGGTCCCAAGGAGGTCGTCGCGGTCGACGAGCTCGACTATGTGCGCGACATGGTCGCCGAGATCATCGCCGACCGCATGGCCGACCGGCTCCTGGCGGGTGAGTCGATTCAATGGTGCAGTGCGGGCACGCTCTCGGATCAA
This genomic interval carries:
- a CDS encoding DUF6585 family protein; this translates as MGTLGHPDQQVNNATDLGLGAFVCERSSRVLYWILGVVFGAIGLLLVPGAIALAFAKPPELAGASVMLAFSVLFLALAYLCVRQARTTYRFYEQGVAHFIGRKPRTVIPWVEASELTYRVVKQYVHGIPMGANVTFTLKAEDKRKVSFTNNHKTKVKARKLFGPKEVVAVDELDYVRDMVAEIIADRMADRLLAGESIQWCSAGTLSDQGLTPRRGKYKGERVPYTDIDRESAKEGSFFLYRAGDERSFLTVAMAAPNFWPGVVLLHRMIGASQPEGADEVIVEEGSGS